Part of the Neisseria leonii genome is shown below.
GTGTTCCAGATAGTGGATGCTGACACCGCCTTCGATAAAGCCGGGGTCGGCGAAGAGGTCGCGGTGCAGCGGGGTGTTGGTTTTGATGCCCTGAACGGCCAATTCGGCCAGTGCTACGCGCATTTTGGCCATTGCCTGTTCGCGGGTTTTGCCGTGAACACAGACTTTTCCGATCAGGCTGTCGTAGTTCGGCGGAATGCGGTAGCCCTGATAAATGTGGCTGTCCACGCGTACGCCCAAGCCGCCGGGCAGGTGGCAGGTGGTAATCTGGCCGGGGCTGGGGATAAAGTTGTACGGGTCTTCGGCGTTGATACGGCATTCAAACGCATGGCCTTCGAGAACGATGTCTTCCTGACGGTATTGCAGCGGCTCGCCCGCCGCCACGCGCAATTGTTCCTGCACGATGTCCACGCCGCTGATCAGTTCGGTAACGGGGTGTTCCACCTGAACGCGCGTGTTCATTTCGATAAAGAAAAATTCGCCGTCTTCGTACAGAAATTCAAATGTACCCGCGCCGCGGTAGCCGATGCGTTGGCAGGCGGCCACACAGGCTTCGCCGATTTGGCGGCGTTCGGCTTCGGTAATGCCCGGTGCGGGGGCTTCTTCGATGACTTTCTGGTGCCGCCGCTGCATCGAGCAGTCGCGTTCGCCCAGATAAACTGCATTGCCGTGTTCGTCGGCCAATACCTGGATTTCGACATGGCGCGGCTTTTGCAGATAACGCTCCATATACACCATCGGGTTGCCGAATGCGGCACCGGCTTCGGCTTTGGTCATTTCCACCGCACGCAGCAGGTCTTCTTTCTTTTCGACGACGCGCATACCGCGTCCGCCGCCACCACCGGAGGCTTTGATAATGACGGGGAAACCGACTTGGTCGGCAATCGCCAGTACTTCCGCATCGTTGTCGGGCAGTGCGCCTTCCGAGCCGGGAACGCAGGGAACGCCTGCCGCAATCATGGCGTGTTTGGCGGAAACTTTATCGCCCATCAGGCGGATGGTATCGGCGCGCGGGCCGATGAAGACAAAGCCCGATTCTTCCACCTGCTCGGCAAAATCGGCGTTTTCGGCCAAAAAACCGTAACCGGGATGGATACCGTCGGCACCGGTCACTTCGGCGGCGGCGATGATGGCAGGAACGTTCAGGTAGCTTTGCGGAGAAGGTGAGGGGCCGATGCACACCGATTCGTCGGCCAGTTTGACGTGCAGGCTGTCGCGGTCGGCTTCGGAGTGTACGGCCACGGTGGCA
Proteins encoded:
- the accC gene encoding acetyl-CoA carboxylase biotin carboxylase subunit is translated as MLKKVLIANRGEIALRILRACREMGIATVAVHSEADRDSLHVKLADESVCIGPSPSPQSYLNVPAIIAAAEVTGADGIHPGYGFLAENADFAEQVEESGFVFIGPRADTIRLMGDKVSAKHAMIAAGVPCVPGSEGALPDNDAEVLAIADQVGFPVIIKASGGGGGRGMRVVEKKEDLLRAVEMTKAEAGAAFGNPMVYMERYLQKPRHVEIQVLADEHGNAVYLGERDCSMQRRHQKVIEEAPAPGITEAERRQIGEACVAACQRIGYRGAGTFEFLYEDGEFFFIEMNTRVQVEHPVTELISGVDIVQEQLRVAAGEPLQYRQEDIVLEGHAFECRINAEDPYNFIPSPGQITTCHLPGGLGVRVDSHIYQGYRIPPNYDSLIGKVCVHGKTREQAMAKMRVALAELAVQGIKTNTPLHRDLFADPGFIEGGVSIHYLEHWLEARKAQL